The Streptomyces sp. NL15-2K genome contains a region encoding:
- a CDS encoding PucR family transcriptional regulator, whose protein sequence is MPPTLTSLVHHSALKLTVRAGEDRLDVPVRWAHVSELADPVPYMEGGELLLITALQLDAEDPETMARYVKRLVGAGVVGLGFGVGVNYDEIPAALVEAAEQEGLPLLEVPRRTPFLAISKAVSAAIAADQYRAVTAGFAAQRELTKQALTEGPEGLLAELASQVDGWAALYDASGAVVATAPEWAGRRAARLTADVERLRERPAPASSVVGGPDHEDRVELHSLGTGRRSRAALAVGTAAALGTAERYAVHSAIALLTLTTERSRSLQAAEQRIGAAVLRMLLAGEPDHARTVAGDLYGELLDAPFRMIVAESASSTSAARVRADGRAHGPLTKPTAAALAAADTGGDPLGALVEVVESAAARSGEAVLVVPEGEGEGERLVVLAADGGAAVAACGEYAAAVEAARAGIRDQTAPGDEDELVVGLSAPAGPIAAASAYKQAEQALSVARRRGRVCVEHEQMAAGSVLPLLADDAVKAFADGLLRALHEHDATGRGDLVASLRAWLSRHGQWDAAAADLGVHRHTLRYRMRRVEEILGRSLDDPDVRMELWLALKATSAE, encoded by the coding sequence ATGCCCCCGACGCTCACCTCGCTCGTCCACCACTCCGCGCTCAAGCTGACCGTACGCGCGGGCGAGGACCGACTGGACGTGCCCGTCCGCTGGGCGCACGTCAGTGAGCTCGCCGATCCCGTCCCCTACATGGAGGGCGGGGAGCTGCTCCTGATCACCGCGCTCCAGCTGGACGCGGAGGACCCGGAAACGATGGCCCGCTATGTGAAGCGCCTGGTCGGGGCAGGGGTCGTCGGGCTCGGCTTCGGCGTCGGGGTCAACTACGACGAGATCCCCGCGGCGCTCGTCGAGGCCGCCGAGCAGGAGGGGCTGCCGCTGCTGGAGGTGCCGCGCCGCACGCCCTTCCTCGCCATCAGCAAGGCCGTGTCGGCGGCGATCGCGGCCGACCAGTACCGGGCGGTGACGGCGGGCTTCGCCGCTCAGCGCGAACTGACCAAGCAGGCGCTGACGGAGGGACCGGAGGGGCTGCTCGCCGAACTCGCGTCGCAGGTGGACGGATGGGCGGCGCTGTACGACGCGTCCGGCGCCGTCGTCGCGACCGCACCGGAGTGGGCGGGGCGGCGGGCCGCCCGGCTGACGGCGGATGTGGAACGGCTGCGGGAGCGGCCCGCGCCCGCGTCGTCGGTGGTGGGCGGGCCGGACCACGAGGACCGCGTCGAGCTGCACTCGCTGGGGACGGGGCGCCGATCGCGGGCGGCGCTCGCCGTGGGGACGGCCGCGGCTCTCGGTACGGCCGAGCGGTACGCCGTCCACTCGGCCATCGCGCTGCTGACGCTCACCACGGAACGCTCACGGTCCCTGCAGGCGGCCGAACAGCGGATCGGGGCGGCGGTCCTGCGCATGCTGCTCGCGGGCGAGCCGGACCATGCGCGGACGGTGGCAGGGGACCTGTACGGGGAGCTGTTGGACGCCCCGTTCCGGATGATCGTCGCCGAGTCGGCCTCCTCCACGTCGGCCGCCCGCGTGCGGGCCGACGGCCGCGCACACGGGCCGCTGACCAAGCCGACGGCCGCCGCGCTCGCCGCCGCCGACACGGGCGGTGATCCGCTGGGCGCGCTCGTCGAGGTCGTGGAGTCGGCGGCGGCGCGGTCCGGGGAGGCCGTGCTGGTCGTGCCCGAAGGGGAGGGCGAGGGGGAGCGGTTGGTGGTGCTGGCCGCGGACGGGGGTGCCGCGGTGGCCGCGTGCGGGGAGTACGCGGCGGCGGTGGAGGCGGCGCGGGCCGGCATACGGGATCAGACGGCGCCCGGCGACGAGGACGAACTGGTCGTGGGGCTGTCGGCACCGGCCGGCCCGATCGCGGCCGCCTCCGCGTACAAGCAGGCCGAGCAGGCGTTGTCGGTGGCGCGGCGGCGGGGCCGGGTGTGCGTCGAGCACGAGCAGATGGCGGCGGGGTCGGTGCTGCCGTTGCTCGCCGACGACGCGGTGAAGGCGTTCGCGGACGGGTTGCTGCGGGCACTGCACGAGCACGACGCGACCGGGCGGGGGGATCTGGTGGCCTCGCTGCGGGCGTGGCTGTCGCGGCACGGGCAGTGGGACGCGGCGGCGGCGGACCTCGGGGTTCACCGGCACACGCTGCGGTACCGGATGCGGCGGGTGGAGGAGATCCTGGGGCGGTCGCTGGACGATCCGGATGTGCGGATGGAGTTGTGGCTGGCGTTGAAGGCGACGTCGGCGGAGTAG
- a CDS encoding helix-turn-helix transcriptional regulator → METAGFSPRKLAARVGVSGKTVERWVADAELIPHARNREDACKALGVDEEMIWPKAVKDRIKTGGDREIIRSYPYRSACPSMVWGELFGNATDELFFAGYTNYFLWLDQPAFVETLRKKLESGCRVRFLLGDPNGEVTHNRETIEDVALSVSTRIRITLEHLGKLGTHEGLETRFSAPDDAVNHVSLSVFRFDNEALVTPHLARLVGHDSPLLHLRKRDSGGMFDRFAEHAEELWTRGVQVDRMTATS, encoded by the coding sequence ATGGAGACTGCCGGTTTCTCACCTCGGAAACTGGCGGCCCGTGTGGGCGTTTCCGGCAAGACCGTTGAACGATGGGTTGCGGACGCTGAGCTAATCCCGCATGCCAGAAACCGGGAAGACGCCTGTAAGGCGTTGGGAGTTGACGAAGAAATGATCTGGCCGAAAGCGGTGAAGGACCGAATCAAGACCGGCGGCGACCGGGAGATTATCCGCTCCTATCCATACCGGTCGGCCTGCCCTTCCATGGTGTGGGGCGAATTGTTCGGGAATGCCACGGACGAACTTTTCTTTGCTGGATACACGAACTACTTTCTGTGGCTCGACCAGCCTGCGTTCGTTGAGACCCTGCGAAAGAAACTCGAAAGCGGGTGCCGGGTGCGTTTCCTCCTTGGAGACCCTAACGGAGAGGTAACCCATAATCGGGAAACGATCGAAGATGTGGCGCTTTCGGTGTCCACTCGCATCCGCATCACCCTTGAACACCTCGGCAAGCTAGGCACGCATGAGGGATTGGAGACGCGTTTCTCTGCACCGGATGATGCAGTGAACCACGTGTCCCTGTCCGTCTTCCGATTCGACAACGAAGCGTTGGTCACCCCGCACCTCGCTCGCCTGGTGGGCCATGATTCGCCACTCCTGCACCTGCGAAAGCGCGATAGCGGCGGGATGTTCGACCGGTTCGCAGAGCATGCCGAAGAACTGTGGACTCGTGGCGTACAGGTAGACCGCATGACTGCAACGTCTTAG
- a CDS encoding IS1182 family transposase, with protein MSGGDGLFEVDPAAVVKPETAPTVAVKKTFRAFVPDQMLMLPPSLDEWLPEGHLARFVAELVDEALDLGPILASYTEKRGFPPYDPRLMVRLLIYGYTTGVRSSRAIERKCIDDVAFRYLAAGAGPDYRSISRFRARHLDALAGIFPQSLRLAQRLGMVKMGRVALDGTKLQANASKHKAMSYNRLVEREERLEAEIASLEAAAAGLLADAEALDAAEDERFGPDDKDTDLPAELDRREKRLARLQTARAQIEAEAAEKARKHAEDKERRRQKRAGTDEPEAVAEVGDLAAETARPKDKAQANFTDPESRIMKNGAGAFIQAYNAQAVVDDAHQIITAADVTTNPADALNYTGMLDQSAANTGIHARQALLDAGYCSEANLQAAAERKEEHGTDTFMATGRLSHDERVSPAPRGRIPADATARECMARKLHTKPGRAAYAQRKAIVEPVFGQIMTCQDGRRLLLRGEAGARAEWRLLAACHNLRKIFGQVGTPGLAAARA; from the coding sequence ATGTCTGGTGGGGATGGCCTGTTCGAGGTGGATCCGGCGGCGGTGGTGAAGCCGGAGACCGCGCCGACGGTGGCGGTGAAGAAGACCTTCCGGGCGTTCGTCCCCGATCAGATGCTGATGCTGCCGCCGTCACTGGATGAGTGGCTGCCCGAGGGGCATCTGGCCCGATTCGTAGCCGAACTGGTCGACGAGGCGCTCGACCTGGGCCCGATCCTGGCGTCCTACACCGAGAAGCGCGGGTTCCCGCCGTATGACCCGCGGTTGATGGTCCGGCTACTGATCTACGGGTACACCACCGGAGTGCGCTCGTCGCGGGCGATCGAGCGCAAGTGCATCGATGATGTGGCCTTCCGCTATCTGGCCGCGGGGGCGGGGCCGGACTACCGGTCGATATCCCGGTTCAGGGCCCGGCACCTGGACGCCCTGGCCGGGATCTTCCCCCAGTCGCTGCGCCTGGCGCAGCGACTGGGCATGGTCAAGATGGGCCGGGTCGCACTCGACGGCACGAAACTGCAGGCCAACGCCTCCAAGCACAAGGCGATGAGCTACAACCGGCTGGTGGAGAGGGAAGAACGCCTCGAAGCCGAGATCGCCAGCCTCGAGGCGGCGGCCGCCGGCCTGCTGGCCGATGCCGAGGCTCTTGATGCCGCCGAGGACGAGCGGTTCGGGCCCGACGACAAGGACACAGACCTGCCCGCCGAACTCGACCGCAGGGAAAAGCGCTTGGCCAGGTTGCAGACCGCCCGCGCGCAGATCGAGGCCGAGGCCGCCGAGAAGGCCCGCAAGCACGCCGAGGACAAGGAGCGGCGACGCCAAAAGCGTGCCGGGACCGACGAACCCGAGGCGGTGGCCGAAGTCGGCGACCTGGCGGCCGAAACCGCGCGGCCGAAGGACAAGGCGCAGGCCAACTTCACCGACCCCGAATCGCGCATCATGAAGAACGGGGCCGGCGCGTTCATCCAGGCATACAACGCCCAGGCCGTGGTGGACGACGCGCACCAGATCATCACCGCCGCCGACGTCACGACCAACCCCGCCGACGCACTCAACTACACCGGCATGCTCGACCAATCCGCCGCGAACACCGGAATCCACGCACGTCAGGCGCTCCTCGACGCGGGCTACTGCTCCGAGGCGAACCTTCAGGCCGCAGCCGAGCGCAAGGAAGAACACGGCACCGACACCTTCATGGCCACCGGCCGCCTGTCCCACGACGAACGCGTCAGCCCCGCCCCGCGCGGACGCATCCCGGCCGACGCCACGGCGCGCGAGTGCATGGCCCGCAAACTGCACACCAAACCCGGACGCGCCGCCTACGCCCAACGCAAAGCCATCGTCGAACCCGTCTTCGGGCAGATCATGACCTGCCAAGACGGCCGCAGACTCCTGCTACGCGGCGAAGCAGGCGCCCGCGCCGAATGGCGGCTACTCGCAGCATGCCACAACCTGCGAAAGATCTTCGGGCAGGTCGGAACCCCCGGCCTGGCCGCCGCCCGAGCCTGA
- a CDS encoding GNAT family N-acetyltransferase, whose protein sequence is MDVASLLPLTTARLSLRLFTPGDADDLYAYQSLPSVARYLYRPAHTRERSEQVAAERAAQTAWRADGDKLALAVCRRDEPGVLGEVSLTLADARAAQAEIGWTLDPRHQGHGYATEAAVALAGFAFDRLGVHRLYARLDVENTGSVRVCERLGMRREAHLVENDLDGDRWGSEYIYAALSADLGSRSGD, encoded by the coding sequence ATGGACGTCGCCTCGCTGCTGCCGTTGACCACGGCCCGGTTGTCACTGCGTCTGTTCACTCCCGGCGACGCCGACGACCTGTACGCCTACCAGAGCCTGCCGAGCGTGGCGCGCTACTTGTACCGGCCGGCGCACACGCGTGAGCGCAGCGAGCAGGTTGCCGCCGAGCGCGCGGCGCAGACGGCCTGGCGCGCCGACGGGGACAAGCTGGCGCTCGCTGTCTGCCGACGCGATGAGCCCGGCGTCCTTGGCGAGGTGAGCCTCACCCTGGCCGATGCCCGCGCCGCCCAGGCCGAGATCGGCTGGACTCTCGACCCACGTCACCAGGGGCACGGCTATGCAACTGAGGCGGCCGTGGCGCTGGCCGGGTTTGCCTTCGACAGGCTGGGCGTGCACCGGCTCTACGCACGGCTGGATGTGGAGAACACCGGGTCTGTGCGGGTCTGTGAGCGCCTCGGGATGCGCCGGGAGGCGCACCTGGTCGAGAACGACCTCGACGGGGATCGCTGGGGGAGCGAGTACATCTACGCGGCGCTGTCCGCGGATCTTGGCAGTCGCTCAGGCGATTGA